One stretch of Pseudomonas fluorescens Q2-87 DNA includes these proteins:
- a CDS encoding IlvD/Edd family dehydratase — MSDKKPSLRSAQWFGTADKNGFMYRSWMKNQGIADHQFHGKPIIGICNTWSELTPCNAHFRQIAEHVKRGVIEAGGFPVEFPVFSNGESNLRPTAMLTRNLASMDVEEAIRGNPIDGVVLLTGCDKTTPALLMGAASCDVPAIVVTGGPMLNGKHKGQDIGSGTVVWQLSEQVKAGTITIDDFLAAEGGMSRSAGTCNTMGTASTMACMAEALGTSLPHNAAIPAVDARRYVLAHMSGMRAVEMVREDLKLSKILTKEAFENAIRVNAAIGGSTNAVIHLKAIAGRIGVQLDLDDWTRIGRGMPTIVDLQPSGRFLMEEFYYAGGLPAVLRRLGEANLIPYPDALTVNGKTLGENTKDAPIYGQDEVIRTLDNPIRADGGICVLRGNLAPLGAVLKPSAATAELMQHRGRAVVFENFDEYKARINDPELDVDANSILVMKNCGPKGYPGMAEVGNMGLPAKLLAQGVTDMVRISDARMSGTAYGTVVLHVAPEAAAGGPLAAVKEGDWIELDCASGRLHLDISDAELAARLADLAPPQQLLVGGYRQLYIDHVLQADQGCDFDFLVGCRGAEVPRHSH, encoded by the coding sequence ATGTCTGATAAGAAACCCTCCCTGCGCTCGGCCCAATGGTTTGGCACCGCCGACAAAAACGGCTTCATGTACCGCAGCTGGATGAAAAATCAGGGCATCGCCGACCATCAGTTCCACGGCAAGCCGATCATCGGCATCTGCAACACCTGGTCGGAGCTGACGCCATGCAACGCGCATTTCCGGCAGATCGCCGAGCACGTCAAGCGCGGCGTGATCGAGGCCGGGGGCTTCCCGGTTGAATTCCCGGTGTTCTCCAACGGCGAATCGAACCTGCGCCCCACCGCCATGCTGACACGCAACCTGGCGAGCATGGACGTGGAAGAAGCGATTCGCGGTAACCCGATTGACGGCGTGGTCCTGCTCACCGGTTGCGACAAGACCACCCCCGCGCTGTTGATGGGCGCCGCCAGTTGCGACGTGCCGGCCATCGTCGTCACCGGCGGGCCGATGCTCAACGGCAAGCACAAGGGCCAAGACATCGGCTCGGGCACCGTCGTCTGGCAACTGAGCGAGCAGGTCAAGGCCGGCACCATCACCATCGACGATTTCCTCGCGGCCGAGGGCGGCATGTCCCGCTCGGCCGGTACCTGCAACACCATGGGCACCGCGTCGACCATGGCCTGCATGGCAGAAGCCCTCGGCACTTCCCTGCCGCACAATGCGGCCATACCTGCGGTAGATGCCCGGCGTTACGTGCTGGCCCATATGTCCGGCATGCGCGCCGTGGAGATGGTCCGCGAAGACTTGAAACTGTCGAAAATCCTGACCAAGGAAGCCTTCGAAAACGCCATCCGTGTCAACGCGGCCATCGGCGGCTCCACCAACGCGGTGATCCACCTCAAGGCCATCGCCGGCCGCATCGGTGTGCAACTGGACCTGGACGACTGGACCCGCATCGGTCGCGGTATGCCGACCATCGTCGACCTGCAGCCTTCCGGACGTTTCCTGATGGAAGAGTTCTATTACGCTGGCGGCCTGCCCGCGGTGCTGCGTCGCCTTGGCGAAGCGAATCTGATCCCCTACCCGGACGCCTTGACCGTCAACGGCAAGACCCTCGGCGAGAACACCAAGGACGCGCCGATCTATGGCCAGGATGAAGTCATCCGCACCCTGGACAACCCGATCCGCGCCGACGGCGGCATCTGCGTGCTGCGCGGCAACCTGGCGCCATTGGGCGCTGTGCTCAAGCCGTCCGCTGCCACCGCTGAACTGATGCAGCACCGCGGCCGCGCGGTGGTGTTCGAAAACTTCGACGAATACAAGGCGCGGATCAACGATCCGGAACTGGATGTGGACGCCAACTCGATCCTGGTGATGAAAAACTGCGGGCCGAAGGGTTATCCGGGCATGGCGGAAGTCGGCAACATGGGCTTGCCGGCCAAGCTGCTGGCCCAGGGCGTGACGGACATGGTGCGGATTTCCGATGCACGCATGAGCGGCACGGCCTACGGCACAGTAGTGCTGCACGTGGCACCGGAAGCCGCCGCCGGCGGACCTTTGGCAGCCGTGAAGGAAGGCGACTGGATTGAATTGGATTGCGCCAGTGGCCGCCTGCACCTGGACATCTCCGACGCCGAACTCGCCGCCCGCCTGGCCGACCTCGCCCCGCCGCAGCAACTGCTGGTGGGCGGCTATCGCCAGTTGTACATCGACCATGTGCTGCAAGCGGACCAGGGCTGTGACTTCGACTTCCTGGTCGGTTGCCGCGGGGCCGAGGTGCCGCGTCACTCCCACTGA
- a CDS encoding MFS transporter — protein MSQELRLIRRITLKLIPFLILLYLIAYVDRSAVGFAKLHMGADLGIGDAAYGLGAGLFFIGYFLLEIPSNLMLERFGARRWFARIMITWGAITIGMAFVQGPHSFYVMRFLLGAAEAGFFPGVLYYITQWFPVRHRGKILGLFILSQPIAMMITGPVSGGLLGMDGVLGLHGWQWLFIVIGLPAVLLTWPVLRYLPDGPLQVKWMDQAEKDWLTGELKKDLQEYGQTRHGNPLHALKDKRVLLLALFYLPVTLSIYGLGLWLPTLIKQFGGSDLVTGFVSSVPYIFGIIGLLIIPRSSDRLNDRYGHLAVLYVLGAIGLFLSAWLSVPVLQLAALCLVAFALFSCTAVFWTLPGRFFAGASAAAGIALINSVGNLGGYIGPFVIGALKEYTGNLASGLYFLSCVMVFGLVLTGVVYRLLERKHALPADQFAASARGATRT, from the coding sequence ATGAGCCAGGAATTGCGGCTTATTCGTCGCATCACGCTGAAACTGATTCCCTTCCTTATCCTGCTGTACCTAATCGCCTACGTGGACCGCTCCGCCGTCGGTTTCGCCAAGTTGCACATGGGCGCCGACCTCGGCATTGGCGATGCCGCCTACGGCCTGGGTGCAGGGCTGTTTTTCATTGGCTATTTCCTGCTGGAAATCCCCAGCAACCTGATGCTGGAACGCTTCGGTGCCCGACGCTGGTTCGCCCGGATCATGATCACCTGGGGCGCCATCACCATCGGCATGGCGTTCGTGCAGGGGCCGCACAGCTTCTATGTGATGCGCTTTTTGCTGGGTGCGGCCGAAGCCGGGTTCTTCCCGGGCGTGCTGTACTACATCACCCAATGGTTCCCGGTGCGCCATCGCGGCAAAATCCTGGGCCTGTTCATTCTGTCCCAACCGATCGCGATGATGATCACCGGCCCGGTGTCCGGCGGCCTGTTGGGCATGGATGGGGTGCTGGGCCTGCATGGCTGGCAGTGGTTGTTCATCGTCATCGGCCTGCCGGCGGTGCTGTTGACCTGGCCGGTGCTGCGTTACTTGCCCGATGGTCCGCTACAGGTCAAATGGATGGACCAGGCCGAAAAGGACTGGCTGACCGGCGAGCTGAAGAAGGACCTGCAGGAGTACGGCCAGACTCGCCATGGCAATCCGCTGCATGCGCTGAAGGACAAACGGGTCCTGCTGCTGGCGCTGTTCTACCTGCCGGTGACCCTGAGCATCTACGGCCTGGGCTTGTGGCTGCCGACGCTGATCAAACAATTCGGTGGCAGCGACCTGGTGACTGGTTTTGTCTCTTCGGTGCCTTATATCTTCGGCATCATCGGTTTGCTGATCATTCCTCGCAGCTCCGACCGCTTGAACGATCGCTACGGTCACCTGGCCGTGCTGTATGTGTTGGGCGCCATCGGCCTGTTCCTCAGTGCCTGGCTGTCGGTGCCGGTGTTGCAATTGGCGGCGCTGTGCCTGGTGGCGTTTGCACTGTTTTCCTGCACAGCGGTGTTCTGGACCTTGCCGGGGCGGTTCTTTGCCGGCGCCAGCGCGGCGGCGGGCATTGCGCTGATCAACTCGGTGGGCAACCTGGGTGGCTACATCGGGCCGTTCGTGATCGGCGCGCTGAAGGAATACACCGGTAACCTGGCGTCGGGGCTGTATTTCCTGTCCTGCGTGATGGTGTTCGGCCTGGTGTTGACTGGCGTGGTGTATCGGTTGCTGGAGCGCAAGCATGCGTTGCCGGCGGATCAGTTCGCGGCCAGTGCCCGTGGGGCGACGCGTACATAA
- the araD1 gene encoding AraD1 family protein — MRLVQFELPNGERRVGVVDGDQVREVQGAGTVRDLALAAIEAGVKLEQQVNSLGLGAGHDYAQLLSELRILPPLDHPDPAHLLVSGTGLTHLGSASARDKMHQQAGDESAMTDTMRIFKWGVEGGKPQAGQAGVQPEWFYKGDGSIVVRPGHPFPLPPFAEDAGEEPEISGLYVIGHDGKPYRLGFAVGNEFSDHVMERKNYLYLAHSKLRSCSFGPELRVGELPQHLSGTSRILRNGEVLWQNEFLSGEANMCHSLENLEFHHFKYSQFLRPGDVHVHFFGTATLSFADGIRTQPGDVFEISQAEFGAPLVNGIAPVDAVFNPGTIGTL, encoded by the coding sequence ATGCGTTTAGTTCAGTTCGAATTGCCTAACGGCGAACGTCGCGTCGGTGTAGTCGACGGCGACCAGGTGCGGGAAGTGCAGGGCGCCGGTACCGTGCGCGACCTGGCGCTGGCCGCCATCGAGGCGGGGGTGAAGCTTGAGCAGCAGGTCAACAGCCTGGGCCTGGGCGCCGGCCATGACTACGCGCAGTTGCTCAGTGAGCTGCGCATCCTGCCGCCGCTGGATCACCCGGATCCGGCGCACCTGCTGGTCAGCGGCACTGGCCTGACCCACCTGGGCAGCGCCTCGGCCCGGGACAAAATGCACCAGCAGGCGGGCGACGAAAGCGCCATGACCGACACCATGCGCATCTTCAAGTGGGGCGTGGAAGGCGGTAAGCCCCAGGCTGGACAGGCCGGTGTACAGCCGGAATGGTTCTACAAGGGTGACGGCAGCATCGTCGTGCGCCCGGGCCATCCGTTTCCGTTGCCGCCGTTTGCCGAAGACGCCGGCGAAGAGCCGGAAATCAGTGGCCTGTATGTCATCGGCCACGACGGCAAGCCTTATCGCCTGGGCTTTGCCGTCGGTAACGAGTTTTCCGACCACGTGATGGAGCGCAAGAATTACCTGTACCTGGCCCACTCGAAATTGCGCAGCTGCAGTTTCGGTCCGGAACTTCGCGTGGGTGAACTGCCTCAACATCTGTCCGGGACCAGTCGTATCTTGCGCAACGGCGAGGTGCTGTGGCAGAACGAGTTCCTCAGTGGCGAGGCCAACATGTGCCACAGCCTCGAGAACCTGGAATTCCATCACTTCAAGTACAGTCAGTTCCTGCGCCCGGGGGACGTACACGTTCACTTCTTCGGCACCGCGACGCTGTCGTTCGCCGACGGCATCCGCACCCAACCGGGGGATGTGTTCGAAATCAGCCAGGCTGAATTCGGCGCTCCGCTGGTCAACGGCATTGCTCCGGTAGACGCGGTGTTCAACCCGGGTACTATCGGCACACTTTAA
- a CDS encoding DUF5629 family protein: MTAVTAPLLQALESCDMLIIDGLHAFNFELDEQDQLHVECMNGRTLEHWRFTPAQMQAATFDKASNHWIITSDSGDHHLECVEATSGHDDEDDEDENA, translated from the coding sequence ATGACTGCCGTAACCGCCCCCCTGCTGCAAGCCCTCGAATCCTGCGACATGCTGATTATCGACGGGCTGCACGCATTCAATTTTGAGCTCGACGAGCAGGACCAGTTGCACGTCGAGTGCATGAACGGCCGCACCCTCGAGCACTGGCGCTTCACGCCGGCGCAAATGCAGGCCGCGACGTTCGACAAGGCCTCGAATCACTGGATCATCACCAGTGACTCCGGCGACCACCATCTGGAATGCGTGGAAGCGACCAGCGGCCACGACGATGAGGACGACGAAGATGAAAATGCGTAG
- a CDS encoding glutathione S-transferase: protein MSCATLYSFRRCPYAMRARMALRYSAVEVDIIEVSLKAKPAQMLALSSKGTVPVLEADGRVIDESLEIMAWALDRNDPNDWRLLHDCEGQALTATLIEENDQVFKQHLNRYKYPERHPGQPMEHYRAEGEVFLGRLEALLEARPFLAANHQSLADVALMPFVRQFAHVDREWFAQAPYPHLQRWLQRFLTSELFVAIMAK, encoded by the coding sequence ATGAGCTGCGCCACGCTCTACTCCTTCCGCCGCTGCCCCTATGCGATGCGAGCGCGGATGGCGCTGCGCTACAGCGCTGTCGAGGTAGACATTATCGAAGTCAGCCTGAAGGCCAAGCCAGCCCAGATGCTCGCACTGTCCAGCAAAGGCACGGTGCCTGTATTGGAAGCCGATGGCAGGGTGATCGATGAGAGCCTGGAAATCATGGCCTGGGCCTTGGACCGGAATGACCCAAACGATTGGCGGCTGTTGCATGATTGCGAGGGACAAGCGTTGACGGCGACGCTGATCGAGGAAAACGACCAGGTGTTCAAGCAGCACCTGAACCGCTACAAATACCCCGAGCGCCATCCTGGACAGCCGATGGAGCATTATCGGGCCGAGGGGGAGGTTTTTCTGGGGCGGTTGGAAGCGCTGCTCGAAGCGCGGCCGTTCCTGGCGGCGAATCACCAAAGCCTGGCCGACGTGGCGCTGATGCCCTTCGTGCGGCAGTTTGCCCATGTCGATCGCGAGTGGTTCGCCCAGGCGCCTTATCCGCATTTGCAGCGGTGGCTGCAACGGTTTCTGACGTCCGAGCTGTTCGTGGCGATCATGGCCAAGTAA
- a CDS encoding FadR/GntR family transcriptional regulator produces the protein MDYRKPSDRKSMHARIVQELGMQIVSGRFKPDDKLPAEALLCEEYAVSRPVLREATRVLVAKGLVYSRPRVGTVVKARREWHMLDPDVLHWLMQSSPQNEFFNLLTSVRSIIEPAAAALAAQFADESDIAAIREAYQRMEVAPTPEAVLQPDLDFHSRIADATHNDLLANLCNMLSVAIAEALKHSNQRPNLHELAMPRHKAILTAIENRDALGARHATLVQLDDARSALNVVLGADPA, from the coding sequence ATGGATTACCGCAAACCCTCCGACCGCAAGAGCATGCACGCGCGCATCGTCCAGGAACTGGGCATGCAGATCGTCTCCGGGCGCTTCAAGCCGGACGATAAACTGCCCGCCGAAGCCTTGCTGTGTGAGGAGTACGCTGTCAGCCGCCCGGTGCTGCGCGAGGCCACCCGGGTGTTGGTCGCCAAGGGCCTGGTGTATTCGCGACCGCGCGTGGGCACGGTGGTCAAGGCTCGGCGGGAATGGCACATGCTCGACCCGGACGTACTGCACTGGCTGATGCAGAGCAGTCCGCAGAATGAGTTCTTCAATCTGCTGACCAGCGTGCGCAGCATCATCGAGCCGGCCGCTGCCGCCCTCGCCGCCCAGTTCGCCGACGAGAGCGATATCGCCGCCATCCGCGAAGCCTACCAGCGCATGGAGGTCGCACCGACCCCCGAAGCCGTGCTGCAACCAGACCTGGATTTCCACAGCCGCATCGCCGACGCCACCCACAACGACCTGCTCGCCAACCTGTGCAACATGTTGTCGGTCGCCATCGCCGAAGCGCTCAAGCATTCCAACCAGCGCCCCAACCTGCATGAGCTGGCGATGCCACGGCACAAGGCGATTCTCACCGCCATCGAAAACCGTGATGCCCTCGGTGCCCGGCATGCCACGCTGGTGCAACTGGACGATGCCCGCAGTGCCTTGAATGTGGTGCTGGGCGCCGATCCCGCCTGA
- a CDS encoding lactonase family protein: MKMRSLWPLLMAGSVGAMGVQAGTDERHQLLVGSYTAGQSQGIYRLQFDSRTGQLDANPLQVIKTDNPSWLTLSPDMTRLFVVNENGPGQKDPVGKVSSYAIDAKSHDLSLINQVQSLGNEPTHSSLTGDGRHLLVSNYSVVEDPGGTLAVLPVDASGKLSSVVQLSSHQPSRVNPERQLSAHVHSAVSSPDGRFVFANDLGADKVFIYRYDPKANPELPLTAADPAFVQLPPGSGPRHLLFSADGKHAWLTMEMSAQVAVFDYQDGRLTQRQLVDLAAGKPQPGRAAAALHASRDGKFLYVSNRGTTNELLVFAIDPAAGTLKELQRRSVEGDHPREFSLDPSGKFLLVANQKSNQIVVLERDPKTGLLGKTVQKLPIDAPSDVKFIVPQ, encoded by the coding sequence ATGAAAATGCGTAGTCTCTGGCCACTGTTGATGGCCGGCAGCGTGGGCGCCATGGGCGTCCAGGCAGGTACCGACGAGCGTCATCAATTGCTGGTCGGTTCCTACACCGCCGGCCAGAGCCAGGGCATCTACCGCCTGCAATTCGACAGCCGTACCGGCCAGCTCGATGCCAACCCACTGCAAGTGATCAAGACGGACAACCCTTCGTGGCTGACCCTTTCCCCTGACATGACCCGGCTGTTCGTGGTCAACGAAAACGGACCGGGCCAGAAAGACCCGGTGGGCAAAGTCAGCAGCTACGCCATCGACGCAAAGTCCCATGACCTGAGCCTGATCAACCAGGTGCAGTCCCTGGGCAACGAGCCGACCCATTCCAGCCTCACGGGCGACGGTCGGCATCTGCTGGTCAGCAATTATTCAGTCGTGGAAGACCCGGGCGGCACCCTGGCGGTGTTGCCGGTGGACGCCAGCGGCAAGCTGTCATCCGTGGTGCAGTTGAGTAGCCATCAGCCAAGTCGGGTCAATCCCGAGCGGCAGCTATCGGCTCATGTGCATTCTGCCGTGTCCTCACCCGATGGCCGGTTTGTGTTCGCCAACGACCTGGGAGCGGACAAAGTCTTCATCTACCGCTACGACCCCAAGGCCAACCCCGAGCTGCCGTTGACCGCCGCCGATCCGGCCTTCGTGCAACTGCCGCCCGGCAGCGGTCCGCGTCACCTGCTGTTCAGCGCTGATGGCAAGCACGCCTGGCTGACGATGGAAATGAGCGCGCAAGTGGCCGTGTTCGATTACCAGGACGGACGCTTGACCCAGCGTCAACTGGTCGACCTGGCGGCGGGCAAGCCTCAGCCGGGCAGGGCAGCGGCGGCGTTGCATGCTTCCCGGGACGGCAAGTTCCTCTATGTGAGTAACCGTGGCACCACCAATGAACTGCTGGTGTTTGCCATCGACCCGGCCGCAGGCACGCTGAAAGAGCTGCAGCGGCGCTCCGTCGAGGGAGATCATCCTCGGGAGTTCAGCCTCGACCCAAGCGGCAAGTTCCTGCTGGTTGCCAACCAGAAGAGCAACCAGATCGTGGTGCTGGAGCGTGATCCCAAGACCGGCTTACTGGGTAAAACCGTGCAGAAACTGCCCATCGATGCGCCGAGCGATGTGAAATTCATTGTCCCTCAATAG
- a CDS encoding aldehyde dehydrogenase (NADP(+)) produces the protein MNQILGHNYIGGTRSAAGQTRLQSVDASTGEALPHDFVQATAEEVDAAAKAAAAAYPAYRSLSAARRAEFLEAIADELDTLGDEFVAVVCRETALPAARIQGERGRTSGQMRLFAKVLRRGDFYGARIDRALPERTPLPRPDLRQYRIGLGPVAVFGASNFPLAFSTAGGDTASALAAGCPVVFKAHSGHMATAEHVADAIIRAAEKTAMPAGVFNMIYGGGVGEWLVKHPAIQAVGFTGSLRGGRALCDMAAARPQPIPVFAEMSSINPVIVLPQALQARADSVARDLTASVVQGCGQFCTNPGLVIGIRSPQFTAFTQQVAALIGDQAPQTMLNAGTLQSYGKGLEKLLAHPGIEHLAGRAQQGNQAQPQLFKADASLLINGDEVLQEEVFGPTTVFVEVADQAQLSAALNGLHGQLTATMIGEPADFEQFSELTPLLEQKVGRILLNGYPTGVEVCDSMVHGGPYPATSDARGTSVGTLAIDRFLRPVCFQNYPDSLLPEPLKNANPLGIQRLVDGVPGREAL, from the coding sequence ATGAACCAGATCCTTGGTCACAACTACATCGGCGGGACGCGCAGCGCGGCCGGCCAGACTCGCCTGCAAAGCGTCGACGCCAGCACTGGCGAGGCCTTGCCGCATGACTTCGTCCAGGCCACGGCAGAAGAAGTCGATGCCGCCGCCAAGGCCGCCGCCGCGGCTTATCCGGCCTACCGGAGCCTGAGCGCGGCGCGCCGGGCGGAATTTCTCGAGGCCATTGCCGACGAACTGGATACCCTGGGCGACGAGTTCGTGGCTGTGGTCTGCCGTGAAACCGCGTTGCCGGCGGCACGGATCCAGGGCGAGCGCGGGCGCACCAGTGGCCAGATGCGTCTGTTTGCCAAAGTCCTGCGCCGCGGTGACTTCTACGGTGCGCGCATCGACCGGGCATTGCCTGAGCGCACGCCGCTGCCGCGTCCGGACCTGCGTCAATACCGCATCGGACTGGGGCCGGTGGCGGTGTTTGGCGCCAGCAACTTCCCCCTGGCGTTTTCCACGGCGGGTGGTGACACCGCGTCGGCCCTGGCCGCCGGGTGCCCGGTGGTGTTCAAGGCCCACAGCGGCCACATGGCGACCGCTGAGCACGTCGCCGACGCGATCATCCGCGCGGCGGAAAAAACCGCGATGCCAGCCGGCGTCTTCAACATGATCTACGGTGGCGGCGTCGGCGAATGGCTGGTCAAGCATCCGGCGATCCAGGCCGTGGGCTTCACCGGCTCACTGCGGGGTGGACGTGCCCTGTGCGACATGGCGGCCGCCCGGCCACAGCCGATCCCGGTCTTTGCCGAGATGTCGAGCATCAACCCCGTGATCGTGTTGCCGCAAGCGCTGCAAGCCCGCGCCGACAGCGTCGCTCGCGACTTGACCGCCTCGGTGGTGCAGGGTTGCGGCCAGTTCTGCACCAATCCCGGCCTGGTGATTGGCATTCGCTCGCCGCAATTCACTGCTTTCACCCAACAGGTGGCTGCGCTGATCGGCGACCAGGCGCCGCAAACCATGCTCAATGCCGGCACGCTGCAAAGCTACGGCAAAGGCCTGGAAAAACTCCTGGCGCACCCGGGCATCGAACACTTGGCCGGCCGCGCGCAACAGGGCAACCAGGCCCAGCCGCAACTGTTCAAGGCCGATGCCAGCCTGTTGATCAACGGCGACGAGGTCTTGCAGGAAGAAGTGTTCGGCCCGACCACAGTATTCGTCGAAGTGGCGGACCAGGCGCAACTCAGCGCCGCGTTGAATGGCCTGCACGGCCAGCTGACCGCAACGATGATCGGCGAGCCGGCGGACTTCGAGCAGTTCAGCGAATTGACGCCGCTGCTGGAACAGAAGGTCGGTCGCATCCTGCTCAACGGGTATCCGACTGGGGTCGAGGTGTGTGATTCGATGGTTCACGGCGGGCCTTACCCGGCGACCTCCGATGCCCGTGGCACTTCGGTAGGGACATTGGCAATCGATCGTTTCCTGCGTCCGGTGTGCTTCCAGAACTATCCGGACAGCTTGCTGCCGGAGCCGCTGAAGAACGCCAACCCGCTGGGCATCCAGCGGCTGGTGGATGGGGTGCCGGGGCGCGAGGCGCTCTGA